A single Actinomadura algeriensis DNA region contains:
- a CDS encoding SDR family oxidoreductase, producing MQEDLTGRTAVVTGGASGIGAAIARRWVAAGGNVLIGDIDERSGAALTDELGPAARFVRFDVTSEADHAAACDLALDRYGALDAFFANAGAVGATGSIEGTRRDEWDATVALLLTGAFLSIKHAVRVMRPRGRGAIVCTGSVASVRGGLGPHAYTAAKHGLLGLVESAAVEIGRHGLRVNCVAPGGTVSALAARLAGAPDDLDAAYARLAAASSSGVPTTADDVAAAALFLAGPGAARINGTRLVVDGGDDVPSAKGLPYYAR from the coding sequence GTGCAGGAGGATCTCACCGGACGGACCGCCGTCGTGACCGGGGGAGCGAGCGGCATCGGCGCCGCGATCGCCCGCCGCTGGGTCGCCGCGGGCGGAAACGTGCTCATCGGCGACATCGACGAGCGCTCCGGGGCCGCCCTCACGGACGAACTCGGACCGGCGGCCCGCTTCGTCCGCTTCGACGTCACGAGCGAGGCCGACCACGCGGCCGCGTGCGATCTCGCGCTCGACCGGTACGGCGCGCTCGACGCGTTCTTCGCCAACGCCGGGGCGGTCGGGGCGACGGGATCGATCGAGGGAACCCGCCGGGACGAGTGGGACGCCACCGTGGCCCTCCTGCTCACCGGCGCCTTCCTCTCCATCAAGCACGCAGTCCGGGTGATGCGCCCGCGGGGCCGCGGGGCGATCGTCTGCACCGGCAGCGTCGCGAGCGTCCGCGGGGGCCTCGGCCCGCACGCCTACACGGCCGCCAAGCACGGCCTCCTCGGTCTGGTCGAGTCGGCCGCCGTAGAGATCGGCCGCCACGGGCTGCGCGTCAACTGCGTCGCCCCGGGCGGCACGGTCAGCGCCCTGGCGGCCCGGCTGGCCGGCGCCCCGGACGACCTCGACGCGGCCTACGCGCGGTTGGCCGCGGCCTCCTCCAGCGGGGTGCCGACGACCGCGGACGACGTCGCCGCCGCTGCGTTGTTCCTGGCGGGGCCCGGTGCCGCGCGGATCAACGGTACCCGCCTCGTCGTGGACGGGGGAGACGACGTGCCGTCGGCGAAGGGGCTGCCCTACTACGCCCGGTGA
- a CDS encoding flavin-containing monooxygenase, which translates to MPPERNSRPAPPPGDLDVLVVGAGFAGLYALYRLRETGHRVHAVEAAGGVGGVWYWNRYPGARCDIESVDYCYSFSDELVKEWDWTERYPAQPEILAYLNHVADRFALRRDITFDTRITALTFDEAADRWTARTAYGDLVSARHVIMATGQLSVARLPDIPGIDDFAGPVHHTGDWPHEGVDVAGKRVGVVGTGSSGVQAIPRIAEQAGHLTVFQRTPHYVVPARNRPLDPAYAAELKTRFEEYREQARNHPGGTHRVLREELAKEATPEEIRTTLEEYWAKGGPDILASFKDLTTDLEANEKAAEFVRGKIRELVRDPAVAEALSPRGYPFGSKRLVLEIGYYDALNRDDVRLVDTLAAPIERITAEGVVIRGTEDGREELHELDVLMFATGFDALTGALLKIDIQGRDGLGLREKWAAGPRTYLGLSTHGFPNMFFMAGPGSPSVLSNVVVSIEQHVEWVTEHIEHLRANGLTRSEADLDQEDAWVEHVNDVAAQTLYPTGNSWYLGANVPGKPRVFMPYLGGVGHYRQVCAEVAANGYRGFTLS; encoded by the coding sequence ATGCCCCCGGAACGCAACAGCAGGCCCGCTCCCCCGCCCGGGGACCTCGACGTGCTCGTCGTCGGCGCCGGGTTCGCCGGACTCTACGCCCTGTACCGGCTACGCGAGACGGGTCACCGGGTCCACGCGGTCGAGGCTGCCGGCGGCGTCGGCGGCGTCTGGTACTGGAACCGCTACCCAGGCGCGCGCTGCGACATCGAGAGCGTCGACTACTGCTACTCCTTCTCCGACGAGCTGGTCAAGGAGTGGGACTGGACGGAGCGCTATCCCGCGCAGCCCGAGATTCTGGCCTACCTGAACCATGTCGCCGACCGCTTCGCTCTGCGCCGCGACATCACCTTCGACACCCGGATCACGGCCCTGACCTTCGACGAGGCCGCCGACCGGTGGACCGCGCGGACCGCGTACGGCGACCTCGTCTCCGCCCGGCACGTGATCATGGCGACCGGCCAGCTCTCGGTGGCCCGGCTGCCCGACATCCCGGGGATCGACGACTTCGCCGGCCCGGTGCACCACACGGGCGACTGGCCGCACGAGGGCGTCGACGTCGCCGGGAAGCGCGTCGGAGTCGTCGGCACCGGCTCCTCCGGCGTCCAGGCCATCCCGCGGATCGCCGAGCAGGCCGGGCACCTCACGGTCTTCCAGCGGACCCCGCACTACGTCGTCCCCGCCCGCAACCGCCCGCTCGACCCGGCCTACGCCGCCGAACTGAAGACGCGCTTCGAGGAGTACCGGGAGCAGGCCCGCAACCATCCGGGCGGCACGCACCGGGTGCTGCGGGAGGAACTGGCGAAGGAGGCGACCCCGGAGGAGATCCGGACGACGCTGGAGGAGTACTGGGCCAAGGGCGGGCCCGACATCCTCGCCTCCTTCAAGGACCTGACGACCGACCTGGAAGCCAACGAGAAAGCCGCGGAGTTCGTCCGCGGGAAGATCCGCGAGCTGGTGCGCGACCCCGCCGTCGCCGAGGCACTCTCGCCGCGCGGGTACCCGTTCGGAAGCAAGCGGCTGGTGCTGGAGATCGGCTACTACGACGCGCTCAACCGCGACGACGTCCGGCTCGTCGACACACTCGCGGCGCCGATCGAGCGGATCACCGCCGAGGGCGTCGTGATCCGCGGAACGGAGGACGGCCGCGAGGAACTGCACGAGCTGGACGTCCTAATGTTCGCCACCGGCTTCGACGCGCTCACCGGGGCGCTGCTGAAGATCGACATTCAGGGACGGGACGGGCTGGGCCTGCGCGAGAAGTGGGCCGCCGGGCCCCGCACCTACCTGGGCCTGTCCACCCACGGTTTCCCCAACATGTTCTTCATGGCCGGCCCCGGCAGCCCGTCCGTCCTCAGCAACGTCGTCGTCTCCATCGAGCAGCACGTGGAATGGGTGACCGAGCACATCGAGCACCTGCGCGCGAACGGGCTGACCCGGTCCGAGGCGGACCTCGACCAGGAGGACGCGTGGGTCGAGCACGTCAACGACGTCGCCGCCCAGACCCTCTACCCCACCGGCAACTCCTGGTATCTCGGCGCCAACGTCCCCGGCAAGCCCCGCGTGTTCATGCCGTACCTCGGCGGCGTCGGCCACTACCGGCAGGTGTGCGCCGAGGTCGCGGCGAACGGCTACCGCGGCTTCACGCTCTCCTGA
- a CDS encoding CaiB/BaiF CoA transferase family protein: MMQPESSAPAPGPLAGVRVLELGSMYAAPTAGRMLRDFGADVVKVEDPAAGDFARQWQPAHEGLAIGFSRLNSGKRSIGIDLRRPEGRALVRRLAAGADVVIENFRPGRLEAWGMGYKELSQDNPGLVLTRVSGFGQTGPYRERPGFGTVAETASGYAYVNGWPDTPPTAPPFGFADSIAGISAAFGTAMALYRRAATGTGTEVDVALYEPLMFILGDAVLRYTASGEITERHGNASGSASPRGIYQAADGAWLSIAASNQTIAMRLFEAMGRPELKADERYATNAARMANNDALQEIVIGWVRSRPRDAILATLDEHDVVAAPVNDARDITRDPHFTERTLVELAGTVLGPAAMMPGPILHVKEYAGPSYEGVPRIGEHTAEILGGELGMASAELDGLAASGVIGPAR, encoded by the coding sequence ATGATGCAGCCCGAGAGTTCCGCCCCCGCGCCCGGACCGCTCGCCGGCGTGCGCGTCCTCGAACTCGGCTCCATGTACGCCGCTCCCACCGCGGGACGGATGCTGCGGGACTTCGGCGCGGACGTCGTCAAGGTCGAGGACCCCGCCGCCGGCGACTTCGCGCGGCAGTGGCAGCCCGCCCACGAGGGCCTCGCGATCGGCTTCTCCCGGCTGAACTCCGGCAAGCGCTCGATCGGCATCGACCTGCGGCGGCCCGAGGGGCGCGCGCTCGTCCGGCGGCTCGCGGCGGGCGCGGACGTCGTGATCGAGAATTTCCGGCCGGGACGCCTGGAGGCGTGGGGCATGGGCTACAAGGAGCTGTCCCAGGACAATCCCGGCCTCGTGCTGACCCGCGTGAGCGGTTTCGGCCAGACCGGCCCCTACCGCGAGCGTCCCGGATTCGGCACCGTGGCCGAGACCGCCAGCGGATACGCCTACGTGAACGGCTGGCCCGACACGCCCCCGACCGCACCGCCCTTCGGCTTCGCCGACTCGATCGCCGGGATCTCCGCCGCGTTCGGCACTGCCATGGCGCTGTACCGGCGGGCGGCCACCGGCACCGGGACCGAGGTCGACGTCGCCCTGTACGAACCGCTGATGTTCATCCTCGGCGACGCGGTGCTGCGGTACACCGCGTCCGGCGAGATCACCGAGCGGCACGGCAACGCCTCGGGCAGCGCCTCCCCGCGCGGCATCTACCAGGCAGCGGACGGGGCGTGGCTGTCGATCGCCGCCTCCAACCAGACCATCGCGATGCGGCTGTTCGAGGCGATGGGCCGTCCCGAACTGAAGGCCGACGAGCGCTACGCCACCAACGCCGCACGCATGGCCAACAACGACGCGCTCCAGGAGATCGTGATCGGATGGGTCCGGTCGCGCCCTCGGGACGCGATCCTGGCGACCCTGGACGAGCACGATGTCGTCGCGGCTCCCGTCAACGACGCCCGCGACATCACCCGCGACCCCCACTTCACCGAACGCACCCTTGTGGAGCTGGCGGGGACCGTCCTCGGCCCGGCCGCCATGATGCCCGGCCCGATCCTGCACGTGAAGGAGTACGCGGGGCCCTCCTACGAGGGCGTCCCCCGGATCGGCGAGCACACGGCCGAGATCCTCGGCGGGGAACTGGGCATGGCCTCCGCCGAGCTGGACGGGCTGGCCGCGTCCGGCGTGATCGGCCCCGCGCGATGA
- a CDS encoding alpha/beta hydrolase produces the protein MTTAGPDPVLARMAADAAASGAAPLHAITPAEARERVRAGDALCSGGPAPHAVEDVTVPVGDAEIGARVYRPAPGPPRLTLVYFHGGGWVTGDLDYSDELCRTLAHDAGCTVVGVDYRLAPEHPYPTPFTDARRALAWAAGAVAGGGPLAVGGDSAGGNLAAACALDARDHEGPRLAFQLLIYPVTDHDTTRDSYVRHAGGFPIGAAAMRWFWDHYAPDRARRDHPTLAPLRAADLSGLPPAHVVVAGHDPLHDEGVAYAERLRASGVETTLRDHPHLVHGFLRLTGAVPAARAALAELVAAVRSMPYGPDRPLPTGRGAADRPEDLHGIGQHAAQEDR, from the coding sequence ATGACCACCGCCGGACCGGACCCCGTCCTGGCCCGGATGGCCGCCGACGCGGCGGCTTCCGGAGCCGCTCCGTTGCACGCCATCACCCCGGCCGAGGCGCGCGAACGCGTCCGCGCCGGAGACGCGCTCTGCTCCGGCGGCCCCGCCCCGCACGCCGTCGAGGACGTCACCGTCCCGGTCGGCGACGCCGAGATCGGCGCCCGCGTCTACCGGCCCGCTCCCGGCCCGCCACGCCTGACTCTCGTCTACTTCCACGGCGGCGGCTGGGTCACCGGCGATCTCGACTACTCCGACGAGCTGTGCCGCACACTCGCGCACGACGCCGGCTGCACCGTCGTCGGCGTCGACTACAGGCTGGCCCCCGAGCACCCGTACCCGACCCCGTTCACCGACGCCCGCCGCGCGCTCGCGTGGGCGGCGGGCGCGGTCGCGGGCGGCGGTCCGCTGGCCGTCGGCGGGGACAGCGCCGGCGGGAACCTCGCCGCCGCCTGCGCGCTGGACGCCCGCGACCACGAGGGGCCGCGCCTGGCGTTCCAGCTGCTGATCTACCCGGTCACCGACCACGACACGACCCGCGACTCCTACGTCCGGCACGCCGGCGGATTCCCGATCGGCGCCGCGGCGATGCGCTGGTTCTGGGACCACTACGCCCCCGACCGCGCGCGTCGCGACCACCCGACGCTCGCGCCGCTGCGCGCCGCCGACCTGTCCGGCCTGCCGCCCGCGCACGTGGTCGTGGCGGGCCACGACCCCCTGCACGACGAGGGCGTGGCGTACGCCGAGCGGCTGCGCGCGTCCGGCGTGGAGACGACCCTGCGGGACCACCCCCACCTCGTGCACGGTTTTTTGCGGCTGACCGGCGCGGTCCCGGCGGCCCGGGCCGCGCTGGCCGAACTCGTCGCCGCCGTCCGGTCGATGCCCTACGGACCGGACCGCCCCCTGCCCACCGGCCGCGGCGCGGCCGACCGTCCGGAGGACCTCCATGGCATCGGCCAACATGCGGCCCAAGAAGACCGCTGA
- a CDS encoding FadR/GntR family transcriptional regulator — protein sequence MASANMRPKKTAELLAQRIVADINRRGNTVGDRLPPERVMLEEYNVGRGTLRESLRFLELQGVIALKPGPGGGPVVQQPDAGNLATALTLLLQFGRAPFRTIAEARVGLEPMMARLAAVRMTDGHLAELRSSVDTMHDHLGDQSVFLEENKRFHDLIAHGSGNALFGHVVDALLGILDGSAIGIDYPEVRRTAVHRAHLRIYEAIASRDETASAEAMTAHIDEYVRYAERKYPEVLSAPIVWNNH from the coding sequence ATGGCATCGGCCAACATGCGGCCCAAGAAGACCGCTGAGCTGCTCGCCCAGCGGATCGTCGCCGACATCAACCGGCGCGGCAACACCGTCGGAGACCGGCTGCCGCCCGAGCGGGTCATGCTCGAGGAGTACAACGTCGGCCGCGGCACGCTGCGCGAGTCGCTGCGCTTCCTCGAACTGCAGGGGGTCATCGCCCTCAAGCCGGGTCCGGGCGGCGGCCCGGTGGTGCAGCAGCCCGACGCGGGCAACCTCGCCACGGCCCTCACGCTCCTGTTGCAGTTCGGCAGGGCGCCCTTCCGGACGATCGCCGAGGCGCGCGTCGGGCTGGAGCCGATGATGGCGAGGCTGGCCGCCGTGCGGATGACGGACGGGCACCTGGCGGAACTCAGGTCGAGCGTCGACACGATGCACGACCACCTGGGCGACCAGTCCGTCTTCCTGGAGGAGAACAAGCGCTTTCACGACCTGATCGCCCACGGTTCGGGGAACGCCCTGTTCGGGCACGTGGTGGACGCCCTCCTCGGCATCCTGGACGGCTCGGCGATCGGCATCGACTACCCGGAGGTGCGGCGCACCGCCGTGCACCGGGCCCACCTGCGGATCTACGAAGCGATCGCGTCCCGCGACGAGACCGCCTCCGCAGAGGCGATGACCGCGCACATCGACGAGTACGTGCGCTACGCCGAGCGGAAGTACCCCGAGGTCCTGTCGGCCCCCATCGTCTGGAACAACCACTGA